In a single window of the Shumkonia mesophila genome:
- a CDS encoding ABC transporter ATP-binding protein → MPRQPVLEVRDLTVTFAGERGVARVVDGVSFDLTPGRTLGLVGESGCGKSLTALALLGLVPPPGRIAGGTVRLDGRDLLLLPEAELDAVRGRRVAMIFQEPMTALNPVFPVGDQIAEVLRVHAATPRRQAQEAAIAMMARVGIADAGARAGDYPHQLSGGMRQRVMIAMAMICRPDVLIADEPTTALDVTVQAQILDLMLEMQAEFGTAILFISHDLAVVSEVADEVMVMYAGRIVERSPAVSLFGAPLHPYTLGLLQSLPRVDRRTGRLPAMRGGVPDPCALPRGCRYSDRCPEVENKCRTRDPALNGAGAGRWVACVKVAP, encoded by the coding sequence ATGCCGCGTCAGCCCGTGCTTGAAGTCCGCGATCTGACGGTGACGTTCGCCGGCGAGCGCGGCGTGGCGCGCGTGGTGGACGGCGTGTCCTTCGACCTGACGCCGGGGCGCACCCTCGGCCTGGTCGGCGAAAGCGGCTGCGGCAAGTCGCTCACGGCGCTGGCCCTGCTTGGGCTGGTGCCGCCGCCGGGGCGGATCGCCGGGGGAACCGTGCGGCTCGATGGCCGGGACCTCCTGCTCCTCCCCGAGGCGGAACTGGATGCCGTGCGCGGCCGGCGCGTCGCCATGATCTTCCAGGAACCGATGACGGCGCTGAACCCTGTGTTTCCGGTCGGCGACCAGATCGCCGAGGTGTTGCGCGTCCACGCCGCGACGCCGCGCCGCCAGGCCCAGGAGGCCGCCATCGCCATGATGGCCCGGGTCGGCATCGCCGACGCCGGGGCGCGGGCCGGCGACTATCCGCACCAGCTTTCCGGCGGCATGCGCCAGCGCGTCATGATCGCCATGGCCATGATCTGCCGCCCCGACGTGCTGATCGCCGACGAGCCGACCACCGCGCTCGACGTCACGGTGCAGGCCCAGATCCTCGATCTCATGCTGGAGATGCAGGCGGAATTCGGCACCGCCATCCTGTTCATCAGCCACGACCTGGCCGTGGTCTCCGAGGTCGCCGACGAGGTGATGGTGATGTACGCCGGACGCATCGTCGAGCGCTCGCCGGCCGTCTCGCTGTTCGGCGCCCCCCTGCATCCCTATACCCTGGGCCTGTTGCAGTCCCTGCCCCGGGTCGACCGCCGCACGGGACGGCTGCCGGCCATGCGGGGCGGCGTGCCCGATCCCTGCGCCCTGCCCCGTGGCTGTCGCTATTCGGACCGCTGCCCGGAGGTCGAAAACAAGTGCCGGACCCGCGATC
- a CDS encoding glycerol dehydrogenase gives MLTTAVFPGRYVQGAGALSVLGEEAARLGKRALVLMDPFVAKTLADAIGKGMSGKIETVDEVFTGECCDPEIDRLKTLLADRHADVVVGIGGGKTLDTAKAVAHAGGLPLVVVPTLASTDAPCSALSVIYTPEGEFARYLLLPRNPDVVLVDTAVIAKAPPRFLSAGMGDALSTWFEAESCRVARAANMSGRLGPMTAYALARLCFDTLMEHGPLALRAVEQGAVTPSLEKVVEANTLLSGLGFESGGLAACHAIHNGLTVLPETHKFWHGEKVTIGVLASLFLTGRPPELVEMVYDFCEAVDLPTTLADIGLADVSDDALMRVAEATCAAGETIHNEPHEISPQTVLWALKTADAEGRRRKEILTAA, from the coding sequence ATGCTGACAACCGCCGTCTTCCCAGGTCGATACGTCCAGGGCGCGGGCGCCCTTTCCGTCCTGGGTGAGGAAGCCGCACGGCTTGGCAAGCGCGCCCTCGTGCTGATGGACCCCTTCGTCGCCAAAACCCTTGCCGACGCGATCGGCAAGGGCATGTCCGGCAAGATCGAAACCGTCGACGAGGTTTTCACCGGAGAATGCTGCGATCCGGAAATCGACCGCCTGAAGACGTTGCTCGCCGACCGCCACGCCGATGTCGTTGTCGGGATCGGCGGCGGCAAGACGCTCGATACCGCCAAGGCCGTTGCCCACGCCGGCGGACTGCCGCTTGTCGTCGTGCCGACCCTCGCCTCGACCGATGCGCCGTGCAGCGCCCTTTCCGTCATCTACACGCCCGAGGGAGAGTTCGCCCGCTACCTGCTGTTGCCCCGAAATCCGGATGTCGTTCTGGTGGATACCGCAGTCATCGCCAAGGCGCCGCCGCGCTTCCTGTCGGCCGGCATGGGCGACGCCCTGTCGACCTGGTTCGAGGCCGAAAGCTGCCGCGTGGCCCGGGCCGCCAACATGAGCGGGCGGCTTGGCCCGATGACCGCCTATGCGCTGGCCAGGCTGTGTTTCGACACCCTGATGGAACATGGGCCGTTGGCGCTGCGGGCGGTCGAACAAGGCGCGGTAACGCCCTCCCTCGAGAAGGTGGTCGAGGCCAACACGCTGCTTTCGGGCCTGGGCTTCGAAAGCGGCGGATTGGCGGCTTGCCACGCCATCCACAACGGCCTGACCGTGCTGCCGGAGACCCACAAGTTCTGGCATGGCGAAAAGGTGACCATTGGGGTTCTGGCGTCGCTTTTCCTGACCGGCCGGCCGCCGGAGTTGGTCGAGATGGTCTACGACTTTTGCGAGGCGGTCGATCTGCCGACCACCCTTGCCGACATCGGCCTGGCCGACGTTTCCGACGACGCCCTCATGCGGGTTGCCGAGGCCACCTGCGCCGCCGGCGAGACCATCCACAACGAGCCCCACGAGATCAGCCCGCAGACGGTCCTGTGGGCTTTGAAGACCGCCGATGCCGAAGGTCGACGCCGCAAAGAGATCCTGACGGCCGCGTAA